In the genome of Phocoena sinus isolate mPhoSin1 chromosome 15, mPhoSin1.pri, whole genome shotgun sequence, the window CCCTTTGGGATCCATGTTTTGAATATTCATCTCATTTCGTATCCAGGCGAGGGGACTCGACTCACCTAGAGTCACCCTCTAGTGACAGCACAGAATGAGAGACTTAGAAATCCTGCTTTTCTGTAGTGCGCTTGCTCCATCAAAATGACAAACAACAGCCTAGTTTTCTACGTGTCGATTTACAGGTTTTGTGGATGCTTGTTTGCTTGCTTAGATGGTATTAGAGTGGGAAATGTGGCGCTTAGAAGCCAAGCAGATCTGTGCTGGGAGCTGCTAAGTACTTGCTCtgagcccctccccccccccaccggcaCCCACCTCCCGTGCTCATCTCCACCTGGGGCTGGATCTCACCcagcctcccagggctgctgtgtgaTTTCCAGAGCCAGCCCAAATGCAGTACATTATAAACATGCTTTATAGTGTACCTGTCATGCAGCCAGACCTCAGTAATGGAGCATTTTCACTTCTATGATGATGGTTATAATCACTGtcatttttattcctataaaTGTGACAACATTGACCCACAAGCAAAGGCAGAGAATTCTTTTCAGTGTAGAATATGGTTCAGAGCGTCAGCAATTTTAATCTGTGTGCAGATTAAAGATaaataggaatattttttaaatcacttatttGGGAGATTTTTATTCCCCTCACAGATGTTACTGTGAATATCTGTATGTCTGTGTAAGTATATACATATCCATACAAGAAATCCCCATCactgtaaaatattatatgttagCATAGGCATGGAAGGAAAAACACTGGAGAAACCCATGGTCTCTGGAGTGGGTGGGCTCATAGTCTTTCCTTTCCATGGAATATGTTTTGTAACGCTTGATTTTTTGTTGGTTTGCCTTCTTCATCCTATATCACCAGTCCTGGAAGCATGCCAGGCACAAAGTGGACCCTCCATACATTTTTTGTGGAATTAATATATATAGCGAATATGTAACCAGGAAAGCAATGAAGGGAATTACACAAAATAAGTTTTACGAAATCACCGCTTTTATCACAGTAAGGAAAATACCCTATGATAATATACTGGTCAAATTTCCAACAAAAGATGTatttccaactttatttttcgctttcttttttcttaagccCGAACTGAAACAACAAAAGGCATGTTTTTTTCAGAATCTATTAGAGGCACTGAGCTCCTGGTGGAACAAGCTGGATGGCTCTTGTCCTGGCTAAATTCTATTAGCGGAGGGCCATGCCGGTGGCTTTGCGCTGCCTTGTGAGCTTCAGACGGTTTCGACTGCACCTCCTGAAGTCCCTCTTCATGACATCATTCACATCTGTGGCGACTTAAGCCTCCTGTTGCTTTGAAAAAGGAATTTGAGAATATGAAGGGTTTATACTCTCTAAACTAATTAGCAGTGACCAGTAACTTGAGGAGGCCAACGTGCCCTCTAGGACACTCAGTTTACCTGGGGGTCTCGCCAGGTCCATCCAGCCATTTCTAGATACGTTACCAACCCcagtgagggaggaaaggaggcgTGCAcgtttttaaaatagagaactaattaAGTGTAGTTCTTCCaagatttctttttgtgtgatgTGACCTGGCAACCAAATGTAGCATCCGGTGTTTGAGAAATGGATTTTCAAGGAAAAGGTGGTGCTCTACGGAAAAAAGTTTAATTATATAAAGCAATTAGTGAGATGGATACATTAAAAGAGAAGACAATAAGTGGGTTTTCTTGCATAATtgtaacatacaaaatatgtatttataacatACATAAATAATATAGTGTGCTCTATCCTGATATGGAACAAACTTGAAGATATAGTAAATAAGGAAGTCCAGGTATAAAATGGTGTACATAAGAACTGAAATTCGAATGGCTAGGATGGCAAGAAAAGCCAGCAACTTCTACGTACCCACTGAACCCAAATTGGCATTTGTCATCAGGATCGGAGGTATCAGTGGTGTGAGCCCAAAGGTTCGACAGGTGTTACAGCTTCTTCGCCTCCATCATATCTTCAGTGGCACCTTTGTGAAGCTCAACAAGGCTTCAGTGAACATGCTGAGAATTGTGGAACCGTACATTGCGTGGGAGTACCCCAACCTGAAGTCAGTAAATGAACTGATCTACAAGCGTGATTATGGCAAAATCACCAAGAAGCGAATTGCTCTAACAGATAATGCGTTGATTGCTCTGCCTCTTGGCAAATACAGTATTATCTGCATGGAGGATCTGATTCATGAGATCTATACTGTTGGAAAACGtttcaaagaagcaaacaacTTCCTGTGGCCCTTCAAATTGTCTTCTCCACGAGGTGGAATGAAGGAAAAGACCACCCATTTTGTAGAAGGTGGAAATGCTGGCAACAGGGAAGACCAGATCAACAGGCTTATTAGAAGGATGAACTAAGGTATCTACCATGATTACTTTTGTAATCTGGTCAGTTAATAAACAGTGACTGCTTtcaaattgaaattaaattaattaattaaataaaatggtgtACGTAGTATAACAAAAAGCATAtaggtttagcagcatccctggaccACTAAATGCCAGAGGTACCCACCACCCCCCCAGCTGTgataaccaaaaatatctccagacagtGTGAGATATCCCCTGCTTAAGATCATCCCTGCTTAAGAACCACTgggctagggaattccctggcagtccagtgattaggacccCACGCTTTTACTGccgagggcgcgggttcaatccctggtcggggaactgagatcttgcaagctgcatggtgaggccagaaaaaaaagaaccactgtgTTAGACTGTGCAAGTCATCTGGTGactgttttccagttttccatcTCACCAACTTCTGGGAAGATGCTTGCATTTCCTATAGTAACGATTAATGCACTGGGTAAACAACATGAATGGATAACTTACAGATTTGTAGAAATGTTAATTCTGAAGTTCTGTCCTTTTTATAATCAATACTCTTGTTTTTTATGAATTCTCAACCatggaaaaattcttaaagaCCTTCACCTCCCTCGGCTggactctccttcctcctcctaaaatatcctcttcttcttctccagCCCTAACTCCAGGAAGTTGAAACACAACCATTTACCTGTTACAAATGACTAGCTAAAGTAATCCCCAGTCTTTATGGCCCCCAACTTTACTTCCGAAGAGTGTTTTTACCCAGCCCTAGAAAGTATTACTTTCTGCTTGAGTGTAATTAAAATCCCAGTCATCTATTCAAGAATGCCATTGCCAGTAAGATATTAATTGTGTCTTGGAGCTGGAAAGTATTCTTCCTAACAGGACTTAATGGAGCGTCAGATCCAAGAGACATTCATAATCATTGTCCCATCCGGAAACATGACACTGGGGAGATGGATCATTCACTTTCACTATTTTAGGATTTAATGGAGGGtaaagttttttgtgtttttttttttgcggtacgcgggcctctcactgttgtggcctctccagttgcagagcacaggctctggacgcgcaggcccagcggccatggctcacgggcgcagccgctccgcggcatgtggaatcttcccggaccggggcacgaacccgtgttccctgcatcggcaggcggactctcaaccactgcgccaccagggaagccccggagggTAACGTTTTTAACCTACTTGTTGGGAGCTTAatatttctaagaaagaaaagacGTCTTACAGCCTCAAGAGCCAGGCGgaagtctctttttattttttcattgagttTAAAGACCTTTTTTGGGTTTTCTTATGGGAATTTATTCGTCATTACATTAATTCTAAACAACGTTCATTTTTCCCACTGTTCATTACCAAATAGGCAgcacaaaaatgttattttttttaaaaaggcacaaaggaacaaaacaaatcATTGTGACTACCAACACACAGGGAAAGCCACAGAGACATTGGGATGTGTCTGTCTTTTGCACACCTTTATGATGGTGAAACTCAGAGCAGAGCTCAGCATTGATTCTGGAATATCGGGGCCAACACCAAATCCGTGGAAGGCATTATATTCCTTAAGTGGATTCTGTTAGGAAGGCCTAATTCCCTCACATGACTTAAAGTCTGAGCCAGATTCCAAGCCAATGTTTCAATGTGGTGTCTGCGATTTCCGCTTGTCggtttttgtcatttttgtcatttgcatgtatgtgatttatttatttaaaagaggtAGTCCATTCACGGGATTGAatattcaaaaggtacaaagggCTGTGCGATAAAAAcgtttgcttctctttttctgcaAGCACCGATTCCCATCCCATCTCAGGCACCACTGTGAGTTTCTTGTTTATCTTCCTGGAGATTTGTATACATTCACAGGCAAAGGTTTTCACACTGTCTTTTTTATTGGTTGCTACAAATGAAGCGTATTAGACACACtgatttttatctgctttttcCACTTACATATGCATCTTGGACATCGACCCGTATCATCAGTATTAGAGAAAGCTAcctaccacattttttaaaatagctgccTAGTATTTCAGTATACAGCTGTACTTAATGTTTTTAACCATTGACCAACTTATTGCCATTTACATGGTTCTACTCTTTTCTATAACAACAATGCCACAATGATTATTTGTAAATACAAAAGCATAATGTAGCAACTACCTGAATACCACCCACACCATCTGAATTAAGAAAGACTCCTCTGCACTGCACCCCAGATTAAAAAGCTGCtctagaattttgttttattattattttaaactagcTTTTGTGGAAAGATTTGTATTTACTAAGATAAGTCATTGTTAtcgactgaatgtttgtgtccccccccaaaattcgtatgttgaaatcctaacccccgatgtgatagtattaggaggtaggGCAGGGAATTCCCgcgccatccagtggttaggactctttcactgccaagggtgtgggttcaatccctggtaagaagagacaccagagagcttgcttcctctagCTGTGGTCCAAAGAGagcatgtgaggatacagtgagaagacagacagccatctgcaaaccaggaagtgggccctcaccagacaccacaTCAGCCAGCACCTGGATCTCGGATTTCcaacctctagaactgtgagaaataaatgtttattttttaagccactcagtgtatggtatttttgttgtagTAGCCTGCATTGACTAAGACTTTCATACACTTGTTTATCTCTAGAGACCCtagaattgaaggaaaaaactCTTATTGCAAGCTACATCAGTCAAGTCTCCTTCAACTGTGAGAGAAACCTAGCTCACATAGGCttaaacaaaataggaaatataCTGGATTACATAACTGAAAAGGCAATTGCTGTCTGGTCTCGCTTCAGGCATGGCTGCATCCAGGTGCTCAGATGCTGTCCCACAGGCCCTGCCTTCCTCTTAGGCAGGCTGTATGTGCGGGATCCTAAGGAGCTCCAGGCTTACATCCTCCCAGCTTCCAGTCCAACACCAAAAGGGTATATCCTCAGGGTTACATCAGGAGTTCTAAACAAGaattccattttgctttttctgaaTGGCCTGGGATGGGTCATGGGCCCACCTTTGATACAGTCAGTGTGGCCAGGGACATTCAATACTGGAAGAGAGCCTCTCTGTTTACTCTACTTGTTCCTATCTTTGTGTGGGACCGAGTGAGAATGTGATGGCTATGGCAGCTTCTGGCAACCATGTGGCAACAAGTCCGAAGATGGAAAACCGGTGCAAGAGGAGAGACAGCAAAAGGATGGAGAGACCCTGAATCCTGGTGGCTTTGCTGAGCCACCAAGCCCACCCGGAACCACCTACCTCCAAGACATCTTGTTATGTGAGATCATTAAATATCCTTGGTATTTAAGCCATGGTTACTTGCAGCTGAGAAGATCCTAGTGGGCACAGCATCCCTGTGAGGTAggctttcttctcttcatttcacagttgaggaaactgatgctcagagagatTAGGGTTCTGGCTGAgaacaaaatttaagaaaataaatgaaagaaaatggtcCTGTTGGTTTCCACATTGCCTCCCTCACCCCAACCCTACCTGTTCCTCTCAGTCTTCCCCATCTCATGTTAGGGTATCGCCAATCGAGGCTAAAACCAAGCTGCTAGAAGTGATTCTTCTCCTCACCCAGTCCACCTGGTCCAACATCACAGCCATCATCCTGGACTCTGAACCCATCTGCCTCTCCTCACCTCTACCACCACAGCTGAATCCAAGCCCCGGTCCCCGTCATCTCCCACCTGGCAGCCAGCAGGCAGTCCTCACTGGTCTCTGCTTCTATTTCTGACTCAAACATTGTGTTCTCTACCCAACAGCCAGAGcgagcttttaaaatgaaatcagaggATTTCCATCACAGCAgaattacaaacaaacaaacaaataaaaccctaaccgtgggacttccctgctggcgcagtggttgagaatccacctgccagtgcagggaacacgggttcgagccccggtccgggaagatcccacatgccgcaaatcaactaagcccacgcgccacaactactgaacctgtgctttAGAGcgcgtgagccgcaactactgaagcccgcgtgcctagagcctgtgctccgcaacaagagaagccactgcaatgagaagcccacgcaccgcaacaaagagtagacccccttcactgcaactagagaaagcctgcgcgcagcaacaaagacccaacgcagccatgaataaataaatttaaaacctaaCCACGTCCCTTGAATAAAGTCCAATGACCTGGGCCCAGCTCACCTCCACAAATCCATTTTCTgacaccctcccccagcccagccttcaCCCCAGTGTCCTTTTAATCCTGGGGATCTCTGAAAGGGACACTGGAGCAGCTTGGGTCCTACATCCGCTGAAGGATGTAGGGCATGGTTCCATCACTTTGTGGAGTCCGCTGCCCATAAGCAACTCTACTAGCCTCTGGGAAGACAAACTCATCTTTCAGCCAAAAAATTATTTGGTCCAAGTTTGCAATTCTCAACTGGGGGCAGTTTTGCCCTCCAaggggcatttggcaatgtctggagatatttttgattgtcacatcTGGGACGTGCTAACAGCATCTAGTGGGGAGAAGTCAGGGATGCCGCTCAACATCCCCCAGTGCTCAGGACGGCTTCTACCCCAGAGAACAATctagccccaaatgtcaacagtgccaagatCGAGAGACCCTGCCCTAGGAAACGGTGGCCCCTTTTGCATGGGGACGTCCTCCCTTCTTGTACTGACCTCCTGACTACAGTCTTTTCGACCATGTGCCCTTCACCCATCGTGGGCTCCCCCTTCAGGTTCTCCCTCTGCAGACCCAGTGTCCACTGCTTGGGGTTCACAGCCCAGGGTCCCAGGGAGGATGGGCGTGGCACA includes:
- the LOC116739871 gene encoding 60S ribosomal protein L7-like; this encodes MPVALRCLVSFRRYKMVYIRTEIRMARMARKASNFYVPTEPKLAFVIRIGGISGVSPKVRQVLQLLRLHHIFSGTFVKLNKASVNMLRIVEPYIAWEYPNLKSVNELIYKRDYGKITKKRIALTDNALIALPLGKYSIICMEDLIHEIYTVGKRFKEANNFLWPFKLSSPRGGMKEKTTHFVEGGNAGNREDQINRLIRRMN